In Pseudomonas rhizosphaerae, one DNA window encodes the following:
- a CDS encoding error-prone DNA polymerase codes for MSQGYAELHCLSNFSFQRGASSADELFAKAAALGYQALAITDECTMAGIVRAWQAAQAHSMTLIVGSEMRIEQGPKLVLLAQDLGGYQALCRLITLARRRASKGQYRLLREDLDEVEREGLLALWIADEPHDLAHGHWLKGRFAERLWVAVQLHRGADDQRRLHGLLELARTLGLPAVACGDVHMHARGRRALQDTITAIRHHVPVAQAGHVLFANGERHLRTLPQLADIYPAALLEETLNIARRCSFDLGQLRYQYPRELVPRGHDAGSWLRHLSAQGARWRWPSGVDDEVQALLDKELQLIIELGYESYFLTVHDIVRFARERHILCQGRGSAANSVVCFALGITELDPRDTHMLFERFISKERNEPPDIDVDFEHERREEVLQYVFRRYGRDRAALTAVASSYRGAGAVRDVARALGLPPDQITALADCFGRWSDHLPPVERLVEAGFDTESPVLKRVMALTEQLIGFPRHLSQHPGGFVISEHPLHTLVPVENAAMAERTVIQWDKDDLDAVGLLKVDILALGMLSAIRRCFDLVRGYRGRDLTLSTLPKECPQTYAMISRADTIGVFQIESRAQMAMLPRLQPRTFYDLVIEVAIVRPGPIVGDMVHPYLRRRNGQETVSYPSEALKKVFERTLGVPLFQEQVMELAIVAAGYTPGEADQLRRSMAAWKRHGGLEPHQIRLTEGMLKNGYTREFAERIFEQIKGFGSYGFPESHAASFALLTYASCWLKCHEPAAFACALINSWPMGFYSPDQILQDARRHHLQILAVDVCHSDWDCSLQPSAAGQPAIRLGLRMVKGLREEAGRAVQQARQAGPFLDVTDLARRCGLDNRALEQLADANALLGLVGHRHQARWDVASVEQQLPLFAEVPDLREDNVALPVPSVGEDLYADYASLGTTLGPHPLAMLRERLQALRCRSSHDLQSLAHGRPVTVAGLVTGRQRPSTATGVTFVTLEDEFGMINVVVWRDLAERQRRVLVGSQMMQVKGRFEHKDGVRHVIAGHMADVSAMLHGLDVRSRDFH; via the coding sequence ATGAGCCAGGGCTACGCCGAGTTGCATTGCTTGTCCAACTTCAGCTTTCAGCGCGGAGCCTCGAGTGCCGATGAGCTGTTTGCCAAGGCAGCGGCGCTGGGCTATCAGGCGTTGGCGATCACCGATGAATGCACCATGGCTGGTATCGTGCGGGCGTGGCAAGCCGCCCAGGCCCACTCGATGACGCTGATCGTGGGCAGTGAGATGCGTATCGAGCAGGGGCCCAAGCTGGTGTTGCTGGCGCAGGATCTGGGCGGCTACCAGGCTTTGTGCCGCCTGATCACGCTGGCGCGCCGGCGCGCTAGCAAAGGCCAGTACCGGTTGCTGCGCGAAGACCTCGACGAGGTCGAGCGCGAGGGCTTGCTGGCCCTGTGGATAGCCGATGAGCCTCACGATCTGGCCCACGGCCACTGGCTCAAGGGGCGTTTTGCCGAGCGCCTGTGGGTGGCCGTGCAGTTGCACCGCGGTGCGGATGACCAACGGCGCCTGCACGGGCTGCTCGAGCTGGCCAGGACCTTGGGCCTGCCGGCGGTGGCCTGCGGCGACGTGCACATGCATGCTCGAGGTCGACGCGCCTTGCAGGACACAATCACCGCCATCCGCCATCACGTACCGGTTGCCCAGGCCGGGCATGTCTTGTTCGCCAATGGCGAGCGTCACTTGCGCACATTGCCGCAACTGGCCGACATCTACCCGGCTGCGCTGCTCGAGGAAACCCTGAACATAGCCCGGCGCTGCAGTTTCGACCTGGGCCAGCTGCGGTATCAATATCCCCGCGAGCTGGTCCCCCGCGGCCATGACGCCGGCTCCTGGCTGCGTCACCTGAGCGCCCAGGGCGCGCGCTGGCGCTGGCCGTCGGGGGTGGACGACGAAGTCCAGGCGTTGCTCGACAAGGAACTGCAGCTGATTATCGAACTGGGCTATGAAAGCTATTTCCTGACCGTCCACGACATTGTCCGCTTTGCCCGCGAGCGGCACATTCTCTGTCAGGGGCGCGGTTCGGCCGCCAATTCGGTGGTCTGTTTCGCCCTGGGTATCACCGAACTGGACCCGCGCGACACGCACATGCTGTTCGAGCGCTTCATCTCCAAGGAGCGCAACGAACCGCCGGACATCGACGTGGATTTCGAGCACGAGCGCCGCGAGGAAGTCCTGCAGTACGTGTTTCGTCGCTACGGTCGCGACCGTGCGGCCCTCACCGCCGTCGCCAGCAGCTATCGAGGCGCCGGTGCGGTGCGTGATGTTGCGCGGGCGTTGGGTCTGCCGCCGGACCAGATCACAGCGCTAGCCGATTGCTTCGGCCGCTGGAGCGACCACCTGCCCCCGGTCGAGCGGTTGGTCGAAGCCGGCTTCGACACCGAAAGCCCGGTGCTCAAGCGGGTCATGGCGCTGACCGAGCAACTGATCGGTTTCCCCCGTCACCTGTCCCAGCATCCGGGCGGTTTCGTCATTTCCGAGCATCCCTTGCACACCTTGGTGCCGGTCGAGAACGCGGCCATGGCCGAGCGTACAGTGATCCAGTGGGACAAGGACGACCTGGATGCCGTGGGCCTGTTGAAGGTCGACATCCTGGCCCTGGGCATGCTCAGCGCGATCCGCCGCTGTTTCGATCTGGTGCGTGGGTACCGTGGCCGCGATCTGACCCTTTCGACATTGCCCAAGGAGTGCCCGCAGACCTACGCCATGATCAGCCGGGCCGATACCATCGGCGTGTTCCAGATCGAATCCCGGGCCCAGATGGCCATGCTCCCGCGCCTGCAGCCCAGGACGTTCTACGATCTGGTGATCGAGGTCGCCATCGTCCGACCGGGGCCCATCGTTGGCGACATGGTTCATCCGTACTTGCGCCGGCGCAATGGTCAGGAGACGGTCAGCTATCCCTCCGAAGCCCTGAAAAAGGTTTTCGAGCGAACCTTGGGTGTGCCCCTTTTCCAGGAGCAGGTGATGGAGCTGGCCATCGTCGCCGCCGGCTACACACCGGGTGAGGCCGACCAACTACGTCGCTCGATGGCCGCCTGGAAACGCCATGGCGGTTTGGAGCCCCATCAGATCCGCCTCACCGAAGGCATGCTCAAGAACGGCTACACCCGTGAATTCGCCGAACGCATCTTCGAGCAGATCAAGGGCTTTGGCAGCTACGGCTTTCCCGAATCCCACGCCGCCAGCTTTGCCTTGTTGACCTACGCCAGTTGCTGGCTCAAGTGCCATGAGCCGGCAGCCTTTGCCTGCGCCTTGATCAACAGTTGGCCCATGGGCTTCTACAGCCCCGACCAGATCCTGCAGGATGCACGCCGCCATCATCTGCAGATCCTGGCCGTGGACGTGTGCCACAGCGACTGGGACTGCAGCTTGCAGCCTAGCGCTGCCGGGCAACCGGCGATTCGCCTGGGGTTGCGGATGGTCAAGGGCCTGCGTGAAGAGGCTGGGCGTGCGGTGCAGCAAGCCCGTCAGGCTGGCCCGTTCCTCGATGTGACCGACCTGGCCCGGCGTTGCGGGCTGGACAATCGCGCCCTGGAGCAACTGGCCGACGCCAATGCCTTGCTGGGCCTGGTGGGGCACCGCCATCAGGCACGCTGGGACGTGGCCAGCGTCGAGCAGCAGTTGCCGTTGTTCGCCGAGGTGCCGGACCTGCGCGAGGACAACGTGGCTTTGCCGGTGCCCAGTGTCGGCGAGGACCTGTACGCCGACTACGCCAGCCTCGGCACTACCCTGGGGCCGCACCCGCTGGCCATGCTGCGCGAGCGGTTGCAGGCGTTGCGCTGCCGCAGTTCCCACGACCTGCAGAGCCTGGCCCACGGGCGCCCGGTTACCGTTGCCGGGCTGGTGACGGGGCGACAGCGGCCGTCGACCGCCACCGGAGTGACCTTCGTCACGCTGGAGGATGAGTTCGGCATGATCAACGTGGTGGTCTGGCGTGATCTGGCCGAGCGTCAGCGGCGCGTGCTGGTAGGGTCGCAGATGATGCAGGTCAAGGGGCGCTTCGAGCACAAGGACGGCGTACGGCACGTCATCGCCGGGCACATGGCCGACGTCAGCGCGATGCTCCACGGGCTGGACGTCCGCAGCCGAGATTTCCACTAG
- a CDS encoding branched-chain amino acid aminotransferase produces MGHESINWDKLGFDYIKTDLRYLSHWRDGEWDQGNLTEDNVLHISEGSTALHYGQQCFEGLKAYRCKDGSINLFRPDQNALRMQRSCGRLLMPQVPTDVFIEACRKVVAANERFIPPYGSGGALYLRPFVIGVGDNIGVRTAPEFIFSIFCIPVGPYFKGGMKPHNFIISGYDRAAPNGTGAAKVGGNYAASLMPGSNAKKANFADCIYLDPQTHTKIEEVGSANFFAITQNDEFVTPKSPSVLPGITRLSLIELAQSRLGLKVIEGDVLIDQLDRFKEAGACGTAAVITPIGGIEYQDKLHVFYSQEEVGPFTHRLYKELTGIQSGDVEAPEGWIVKV; encoded by the coding sequence ATGGGTCACGAAAGCATCAACTGGGACAAACTGGGTTTCGACTACATCAAGACCGATCTGCGCTACCTGTCGCACTGGCGCGACGGCGAATGGGACCAGGGCAACCTGACCGAAGACAACGTATTGCACATCAGCGAAGGCTCCACCGCCCTTCACTATGGGCAGCAGTGCTTCGAGGGCCTCAAGGCCTACCGTTGCAAGGATGGCTCGATCAACCTGTTCCGCCCCGACCAGAATGCCCTGCGCATGCAGCGCAGCTGTGGTCGCCTGTTGATGCCGCAAGTACCCACCGATGTGTTCATCGAAGCCTGCCGCAAAGTGGTCGCGGCCAACGAGCGCTTCATTCCGCCCTATGGTTCCGGCGGCGCCCTGTACCTGCGTCCATTCGTGATCGGCGTGGGTGACAACATCGGCGTGCGCACCGCACCCGAGTTCATCTTCTCGATCTTCTGCATCCCGGTCGGCCCCTACTTCAAGGGCGGCATGAAACCGCACAACTTCATCATCTCTGGCTATGACCGTGCTGCGCCAAACGGCACCGGCGCTGCCAAGGTCGGTGGCAACTACGCTGCGAGCCTGATGCCCGGTTCCAATGCCAAGAAAGCCAACTTCGCCGATTGCATCTACCTGGATCCACAGACCCACACCAAGATCGAGGAAGTGGGCTCGGCCAACTTCTTCGCAATTACTCAAAACGACGAGTTCGTGACCCCGAAATCGCCGTCGGTATTGCCTGGCATCACCCGTCTGTCATTGATCGAACTGGCGCAGTCGCGCCTGGGCTTGAAAGTCATCGAAGGCGATGTGCTGATCGACCAGCTCGACCGGTTCAAGGAAGCCGGTGCTTGCGGCACCGCTGCGGTGATCACCCCGATCGGCGGCATCGAATACCAGGACAAGCTGCACGTTTTCTACAGCCAGGAAGAAGTGGGGCCGTTCACCCACCGCCTGTACAAGGAATTGACCGGCATCCAGTCCGGCGACGTCGAAGCTCCCGAGGGTTGGATCGTCAAGGTCTGA
- the treS gene encoding maltose alpha-D-glucosyltransferase: protein MTTPDKDYIQWLVDQSMLHTAKQRAKLYAGQARMWQRPYAQARPRDASAIASVWFTAYPASIVTREEGSVLQALGDETLWHALSEIGIQGIHNGPLKLSGGLRGRERTPSVDGNFDRMSFDIDPELGTDADMIQLSRMAAAHNAVVIDDAIPSHTGKGADFRLAEMAYADYPGLYHMVEIKEEDWGLLPEVAAGRDAVNLTPEVCDILKDKHYIVGQLQRVIFFEPGVKETDWSATPVVVGVDGKQRRWVYLHYFKEGQPSLNWLDPTFAAQQMIIGDALHSIDVMGARILRLDANGFLGVERRAEGPAWSESHPLSVNGNQLLGGAIRKAGGFSFQELNLTIDDIASMSHGGADLSYDFITRPAYQHALLLGNTEFLRLMLRQVHAFGIDPASLIHALQNHDELTLELVHFWTLHAHDTYLYQGQTFPGNILREHIREEMYERLAGEHAPYNLKFVTNGVSCTTASIITAALGIRDLEAITEQDIKQIQHIHLLLVMYNAMQPGVFALSGWDLVGALTLPADQVAHLMEDGDTRWIHRGAYDLVGLDPTAEFSAGNMPRPKTLYGNLVDQLQRPDSFASQLKKILAVRRAYDIAASKQILIPDVQHPGLLLMVHELPAGKGTQITALNFSNEPIVETLHLPGIAAGPVVDIINERVEGDLTEAGEFTITLDPYEGLALRVVSASPI from the coding sequence ATGACGACGCCGGACAAGGACTATATTCAGTGGCTGGTCGACCAGTCCATGCTGCACACGGCCAAACAGCGCGCCAAGCTGTACGCCGGACAGGCACGGATGTGGCAACGACCCTATGCCCAGGCCAGGCCTCGGGATGCTTCAGCCATTGCTTCGGTCTGGTTTACCGCCTACCCAGCCTCCATCGTCACTCGCGAAGAGGGCTCGGTGTTGCAGGCCCTGGGCGACGAAACCCTATGGCATGCGTTGTCGGAGATCGGAATCCAGGGCATTCACAACGGCCCGTTGAAGCTGTCCGGCGGCCTGCGCGGACGTGAACGCACGCCTAGCGTGGACGGGAATTTCGACCGCATGAGCTTCGACATCGACCCCGAGCTGGGCACCGATGCCGACATGATCCAGCTCAGCCGCATGGCTGCAGCCCACAACGCCGTGGTCATCGACGATGCAATTCCTTCGCACACTGGCAAGGGGGCGGATTTTCGCCTGGCCGAAATGGCCTACGCTGACTATCCCGGCCTCTACCACATGGTCGAGATCAAGGAGGAGGACTGGGGGCTGTTGCCCGAGGTCGCCGCTGGCCGTGACGCGGTCAACTTGACGCCTGAAGTGTGCGACATCCTCAAGGACAAGCACTACATCGTCGGCCAACTGCAACGGGTGATCTTTTTCGAGCCCGGCGTCAAGGAAACCGACTGGAGCGCCACGCCTGTCGTCGTGGGTGTAGACGGCAAACAACGTCGCTGGGTGTACCTGCACTACTTCAAGGAAGGCCAGCCTTCGCTGAACTGGCTCGACCCCACCTTCGCCGCGCAGCAGATGATCATTGGTGATGCCCTGCATTCCATCGACGTGATGGGTGCACGTATCCTGCGCCTGGACGCCAACGGTTTCCTGGGCGTCGAGCGGCGTGCCGAAGGTCCGGCCTGGTCGGAAAGTCACCCGTTGTCGGTCAACGGCAACCAGTTGCTCGGCGGCGCGATTCGCAAGGCGGGCGGATTCAGTTTCCAGGAGCTGAACCTGACCATCGACGACATCGCCTCCATGTCCCATGGCGGGGCAGACCTGTCCTACGACTTCATCACCCGGCCCGCGTATCAACACGCGTTGTTGCTGGGCAATACCGAATTCCTGCGCTTGATGCTGCGCCAGGTACACGCGTTCGGTATCGATCCCGCCTCGTTGATCCATGCGCTGCAGAACCACGACGAGCTCACCCTCGAGTTGGTGCATTTCTGGACCCTGCACGCCCACGACACCTACCTGTACCAGGGTCAGACGTTCCCCGGCAACATCCTGCGCGAGCACATTCGCGAAGAAATGTACGAGCGCCTGGCCGGCGAACATGCGCCCTACAACCTCAAGTTCGTCACCAACGGCGTGTCCTGCACCACCGCCAGCATCATCACGGCGGCTTTAGGCATTCGTGACCTGGAGGCGATCACCGAGCAGGACATCAAGCAGATCCAGCATATTCACTTGCTGCTGGTCATGTACAACGCCATGCAACCGGGCGTGTTCGCGCTGTCGGGTTGGGACCTGGTCGGCGCGCTGACCTTGCCAGCCGATCAAGTTGCCCATTTGATGGAAGACGGCGATACCCGCTGGATCCACCGAGGTGCCTACGACCTGGTTGGGCTCGACCCCACGGCCGAATTCTCCGCCGGCAACATGCCACGGCCGAAGACGCTGTACGGCAATCTGGTCGACCAGCTGCAACGGCCGGACAGCTTCGCTTCCCAACTCAAGAAGATTCTGGCCGTACGGCGTGCCTACGACATCGCAGCCAGCAAGCAGATTCTGATTCCGGATGTGCAGCACCCCGGGCTGTTGCTGATGGTGCATGAATTGCCAGCCGGCAAGGGGACGCAGATCACGGCCCTGAACTTCAGCAACGAGCCGATCGTGGAGACGTTGCATCTGCCGGGGATCGCTGCGGGACCTGTGGTGGACATCATCAACGAGCGGGTCGAGGGCGACTTGACCGAAGCCGGTGAATTCACCATCACCCTGGACCCGTACGAGGGTCTGGCCTTGCGTGTGGTGAGTGCCTCGCCGATCTGA
- a CDS encoding substrate-binding domain-containing protein: MRRLLLLLCILSLSAGALAGPDTLRIQGSNTLGAALMPALIRGLLEARGMHDIRKLHLSPGEQAITARDTEGAPLRFVIGAHGSSTGFDSLLAGQADLAASSRPISEQERMRLAPLGDLTRFAAEHVIAIDGVAVIVHPDNPLRQLTTQQLAQMFSGEIDDWRVLGGHGPIHVLARDDRSGTWETFRDQVLTPYGSRLSGHAARLESSEQLSDRVSADRQAIGFIGLAAVRQARALAIVDGDSQAMAPTVSLIATQDYPLTRRLYLYSPPSRPSPWADALIAFAQSEPGQAIVASQGFVAQTVQAISVPASPAMPALYKQLAREGRRLSVSFRFAEGSATLDNKAMADVARVQDYLRRHDLLHNTTTLVGFGDAKADAARAVLLSRLRAMAVRRELAKAGVVFRDILGLGAQLPVATNEVDEGRIKNRRVEVWVTPRDEGTTTGVAQTQSVTGQAMAGTPGG; the protein is encoded by the coding sequence ATGCGCCGTCTGCTTCTCTTACTGTGCATTCTGAGCCTGAGCGCCGGCGCCCTCGCCGGTCCGGACACCTTGCGTATTCAAGGCTCGAACACATTGGGCGCGGCGCTGATGCCGGCGCTTATCCGAGGTTTGCTCGAAGCTCGGGGCATGCACGACATTCGAAAGCTGCACCTGTCCCCCGGCGAACAGGCCATCACCGCGCGGGACACAGAGGGTGCTCCCTTGCGTTTCGTGATCGGCGCCCACGGCTCCAGCACTGGCTTCGACAGCCTGTTGGCCGGGCAAGCGGACCTGGCCGCTTCGTCCCGGCCGATCAGCGAGCAGGAGCGTATGCGCCTGGCGCCCCTGGGTGACCTGACTCGTTTCGCCGCCGAACACGTGATTGCCATCGACGGTGTGGCAGTCATCGTCCATCCGGATAATCCGTTGCGTCAGCTGACCACGCAGCAACTTGCCCAAATGTTCAGCGGCGAGATCGACGACTGGCGGGTGCTGGGCGGCCATGGGCCGATCCATGTGCTGGCCCGTGACGACCGCTCGGGCACTTGGGAGACGTTCCGCGATCAGGTGTTGACGCCGTATGGCAGCCGATTGTCTGGCCATGCCGCCAGGCTGGAATCCAGCGAGCAACTGTCGGACCGGGTCAGCGCCGATCGGCAAGCCATTGGCTTCATCGGTCTCGCCGCGGTCCGCCAGGCGCGCGCACTGGCCATCGTCGATGGCGACAGCCAGGCCATGGCGCCCACGGTCAGCTTGATCGCGACCCAGGACTATCCCCTGACCCGGCGTCTGTACTTGTACAGCCCACCCTCACGGCCTTCGCCCTGGGCCGACGCGTTGATTGCCTTTGCTCAGAGCGAACCGGGCCAGGCCATCGTCGCAAGCCAGGGGTTCGTTGCCCAGACGGTACAAGCCATCAGTGTCCCCGCCTCGCCAGCCATGCCCGCGCTGTATAAGCAACTGGCGCGCGAAGGGCGGCGCCTGTCGGTGAGTTTCCGCTTCGCCGAGGGCAGCGCCACCCTGGATAACAAGGCCATGGCCGATGTGGCCCGCGTGCAGGATTACCTGCGTCGCCATGACCTGCTGCACAACACCACCACCCTGGTCGGTTTCGGCGATGCCAAGGCCGATGCCGCCCGCGCGGTGCTGCTGTCACGGCTACGGGCCATGGCGGTACGCCGGGAACTGGCCAAGGCCGGGGTGGTGTTTCGCGACATCTTGGGCCTGGGTGCGCAATTGCCGGTGGCGACCAACGAGGTCGATGAGGGGCGGATCAAGAATCGTCGGGTTGAAGTCTGGGTTACCCCTCGCGATGAAGGCACGACTACCGGCGTGGCTCAGACACAAAGTGTTACCGGCCAGGCAATGGCGGGAACGCCAGGCGGGTAA
- a CDS encoding IclR family transcriptional regulator: MARTPKTHPADPTASSLYVQSVDKAMKVLMAFDGSQRQLSLSDIAGLTGMDLSAAQRFTHTLATLGYLNKDSSKKYELSPRLLDFTYHYLTSSELVTRAAPYLQQLSADTEEATNLTVLDGTDIVYVQRIVSRHVFNASVIIGTRLPAWCTAPGQALLATYSDDEVNDIFDRSQFVQHTPATITDRGQIWASIEQIRQRRYAHTEDQFFYGDVSTAAAIVDGNGRGIGAVNLAVSRSRWVPERDTKRYADLVISAASSISVKRKV; this comes from the coding sequence ATGGCCCGTACCCCGAAGACTCACCCTGCCGATCCAACGGCTTCCTCGCTCTACGTCCAGTCCGTCGACAAGGCCATGAAGGTGCTCATGGCGTTCGACGGCAGCCAACGCCAGTTGTCGCTGTCCGACATCGCTGGCCTGACCGGCATGGACCTCAGCGCCGCCCAGCGTTTCACCCACACCCTGGCAACCCTGGGCTACCTGAACAAGGACAGCAGCAAGAAGTACGAGTTGTCGCCGCGACTGTTGGACTTCACCTACCACTACCTGACCTCCAGCGAACTGGTGACCCGCGCCGCGCCCTATCTGCAGCAGTTGAGCGCCGACACCGAGGAGGCGACCAACCTGACGGTGCTCGACGGCACCGACATCGTCTACGTGCAACGGATCGTCAGTCGGCATGTGTTCAACGCCAGCGTCATCATCGGCACCCGTCTGCCGGCCTGGTGCACCGCGCCCGGTCAGGCGTTACTGGCGACCTACAGTGACGATGAAGTGAACGATATCTTCGACCGCAGCCAGTTCGTCCAGCACACACCGGCGACCATCACCGACCGCGGACAGATCTGGGCCAGCATCGAACAAATCCGCCAGCGCCGCTACGCCCATACCGAAGACCAGTTCTTCTATGGCGATGTTTCCACCGCGGCGGCCATCGTCGACGGCAACGGGCGCGGCATCGGTGCGGTGAACCTGGCGGTCTCCCGCTCGCGTTGGGTCCCGGAGCGCGACACCAAGCGTTATGCAGACCTGGTGATCAGCGCAGCGTCTTCGATCTCGGTGAAGCGCAAGGTTTGA
- a CDS encoding AMP-binding protein, whose product MHPYTRFFPHRISQDELTTAPLIHAGLLIDDHAVRVTFEGRSLSTLELRQRVAALQQVLAERGLRAGQRVAVMLSNSDDQIVLIYALILSGLVWIPINTKLRGPGLDYPFEHARPDLVVGDAEFAERLAASAAADLDYVGIDVLHEQALACPDASLRLEDSAAQATLCVIYTSGTTGAPKGVVFTHRMLRIASEAVLQVADVKAGDRLLLWEPLCHIGGAQMLLMPFLAEVSLNVVQRFSASKFWAQCVQVQATQLHYLGGIIDILMQQPAEQWPARHALRTLWGAGVSLANWAAIEQRFGCPLRECYGMTECSSFATLNRTGKPGSIGRALPWLSLELLDPYGQPVEVGQLGEIVLSSEVEGVFLPGYLDNPEATDAALRNGRLFTGDMARMDAEGDLFFVGRRTDSMRVRGENVSAWEVERVFSAHPAVQACAAVGVESAVGEQEILLFVQLQAAATPDWPTMLEWAAPRCASYQLPRYYRQVEHFELTPSERIKKHLLPKDVGQAWDSRR is encoded by the coding sequence ATGCATCCATACACTCGATTCTTCCCGCATCGCATCAGCCAGGATGAGCTGACCACCGCGCCGCTGATCCATGCTGGCCTGCTGATTGATGACCACGCCGTGCGCGTCACCTTCGAGGGCCGGTCGCTGAGCACCCTGGAGTTGCGCCAGCGCGTCGCAGCCCTGCAACAAGTGCTGGCCGAGCGCGGCTTGCGCGCCGGGCAACGGGTTGCGGTCATGCTGAGCAACAGCGACGACCAGATCGTCCTGATCTATGCGTTGATCTTGAGCGGTCTGGTGTGGATCCCGATCAACACCAAGCTGCGCGGGCCGGGCCTGGACTATCCGTTCGAACATGCGCGCCCGGACCTGGTGGTCGGTGACGCCGAGTTTGCCGAGCGCCTGGCCGCAAGCGCCGCAGCGGACCTGGACTACGTAGGTATCGACGTGCTGCACGAGCAGGCCCTGGCCTGCCCGGACGCAAGCCTGCGCCTGGAGGACAGTGCCGCCCAGGCCACGCTCTGCGTGATCTACACCTCAGGCACCACCGGCGCGCCAAAGGGTGTGGTATTTACCCACCGCATGTTGCGCATCGCCAGCGAGGCAGTGCTGCAGGTCGCCGATGTCAAGGCGGGCGACCGCCTGCTGCTGTGGGAGCCGTTGTGCCACATCGGCGGTGCGCAGATGCTGCTGATGCCTTTTCTGGCCGAAGTCAGCCTGAACGTGGTGCAACGGTTTTCCGCGAGCAAGTTCTGGGCGCAGTGCGTTCAGGTGCAGGCGACCCAACTGCATTATCTGGGCGGGATCATCGATATCCTCATGCAGCAACCCGCCGAGCAGTGGCCCGCCCGGCATGCGCTGCGCACCTTGTGGGGCGCGGGCGTCAGCCTGGCCAACTGGGCGGCCATCGAACAGCGTTTCGGCTGTCCGTTGCGCGAATGCTATGGCATGACCGAGTGTTCCAGCTTCGCCACCTTGAATCGCACCGGCAAGCCGGGCTCCATCGGTCGTGCCCTGCCCTGGTTGAGTCTGGAACTGCTGGACCCCTACGGTCAGCCGGTCGAAGTCGGGCAGTTGGGGGAAATCGTGCTATCCAGCGAAGTCGAGGGCGTGTTCTTGCCAGGCTATCTGGACAACCCAGAAGCCACGGACGCTGCCTTGCGCAACGGAAGACTGTTTACCGGGGACATGGCGCGGATGGATGCCGAAGGTGACCTGTTCTTCGTCGGGCGCCGCACCGACAGCATGCGGGTGCGCGGCGAAAACGTTTCGGCCTGGGAAGTGGAACGGGTGTTCAGTGCCCATCCTGCCGTACAAGCCTGCGCGGCGGTGGGCGTCGAGTCGGCGGTGGGCGAGCAGGAAATCCTGCTGTTCGTGCAGTTGCAGGCCGCTGCCACGCCGGACTGGCCAACCATGCTCGAATGGGCCGCACCCCGTTGCGCCTCCTATCAATTGCCGCGCTATTACCGGCAGGTAGAGCACTTCGAGCTGACCCCCAGCGAACGTATCAAGAAACACCTGCTGCCCAAGGATGTTGGCCAGGCCTGGGACAGCCGCCGTTGA